One region of Halomicrobium sp. LC1Hm genomic DNA includes:
- a CDS encoding glycoside hydrolase family 2 TIM barrel-domain containing protein: MHDWIDPQVVSRNRLQPHTDVLPYPDRETALDGDRTATPWFRSLNGQWAFDLVPTPEDAPADFAEPGFDAGDWDDIEVPINWQAAGYGGPHYTNVIYPFPVDPPHVPTDNPTGCYRQTFHVDEDWDGRQIRLHFEGVDSAFHLWVNGERVGYSEGARLPAEFDVSDAVEPGENTIAVRVYKWTNGSYLEDQDMWWLSGIFREVYAYSVPETHVADIDVRTELDDDYVDADLSTAVDVTNDGTYAETRNVTATLRGPDGAVIAELEDTVHVNPGETETVSLDTTVTDPAKWTAETPTCYDLAIELSADGDEMEVVHETVGFREVEMADGQFLVNGEAVTIRGVNRHDFHTDRGRHVPVDAMREDIELMKRHNINAVRTAHYPNDSRFYDLCDEYGLYVIDETDIECHGLEEADETPHLSDAAEWEATYVDRMVRMVERDKNHPSVVIWSLGNESDFGENHVAMAEDTRERDPTRPIHYEPDTDQEVSDIVGPMYPLWEQLEEWVAEDGYEHPVIMCEYAHAMGNGPGSLNEYWELIYEHDRLQGGFVWDWLDQGLRQTTAEGEEWFAYGGDFGDEPNDANFNINGLVFPDRTPSPGLTEYKKVIEPVTLSAGKLAAGEVVVQNRYDFRDLDHLAADWRVEVDGELVESGTLSLPDLAAGESESVTVPVGDVTHDGESLLTVEITLAGGTAWADAGHTVATGQFELPDSGEPVLPTPRSGPLSTERTGDGIVVTGPDFELVFDNTHGVIDSLTYRDQDLLVDGPQVDLWRAPTDNDNGLPLDGTLLSRLVELSEERTTLEPGQFWTIGFAQLWREHGLDSLQFRCDAVECEQFDDHVEIAVAGRLAPPIFDHGFAVKQTYIVRDNGTIEIDTTLEPEGDLSVLPSLPRVGLDLTLSNALDTVSWYGRGPGESYADSKQAQLVGRYERDVTDLHTPYVRPQANGTRTDVRWATFTDDRGVGLLVTGDSELSVTAHRYTTEDLEAAEHDHELPERDEISVSLDHAHCGLGTGSCGPVTLDEYRVAPETFDFTVELRPFAAE, from the coding sequence ATGCACGACTGGATCGACCCCCAGGTAGTTAGTCGCAACCGACTCCAACCCCACACTGATGTCCTCCCTTACCCGGACAGGGAGACAGCACTCGATGGCGACCGGACAGCCACACCGTGGTTCCGATCGCTGAACGGTCAGTGGGCCTTTGACCTGGTGCCGACACCCGAGGACGCCCCAGCGGACTTTGCCGAACCTGGCTTCGACGCCGGTGACTGGGACGACATCGAGGTACCGATCAATTGGCAGGCTGCCGGCTACGGTGGGCCCCACTACACGAACGTCATCTACCCGTTCCCAGTCGACCCACCCCACGTCCCGACTGACAACCCGACGGGGTGCTACCGGCAGACATTCCACGTCGACGAGGACTGGGACGGTCGACAGATTCGCCTGCACTTCGAGGGCGTCGACTCGGCCTTCCACCTCTGGGTCAACGGCGAACGCGTCGGCTACAGCGAGGGCGCGCGTCTCCCCGCCGAGTTCGACGTGAGCGACGCCGTCGAGCCCGGAGAGAACACGATCGCCGTCCGAGTCTACAAGTGGACCAACGGAAGCTACCTCGAAGACCAGGACATGTGGTGGCTCAGCGGCATCTTCCGGGAGGTCTACGCCTACAGCGTCCCGGAGACCCACGTCGCCGATATCGACGTCCGCACCGAACTGGACGACGACTACGTCGACGCCGATCTCTCGACCGCCGTCGACGTCACCAACGACGGGACCTACGCCGAGACCCGGAACGTGACAGCGACGCTCAGAGGTCCCGACGGGGCGGTGATCGCAGAACTCGAGGACACGGTCCACGTCAATCCCGGCGAGACGGAGACCGTCAGCCTCGACACGACCGTCACGGACCCCGCTAAGTGGACGGCCGAGACACCGACCTGTTACGACCTGGCGATCGAACTGAGCGCGGACGGCGACGAGATGGAGGTCGTTCACGAGACCGTCGGTTTCCGCGAAGTCGAGATGGCAGACGGACAGTTCCTCGTCAACGGCGAGGCCGTGACGATCCGGGGGGTCAACCGCCACGACTTCCACACCGATCGGGGCCGCCACGTCCCCGTCGATGCGATGCGTGAGGACATCGAACTGATGAAACGGCACAACATCAACGCCGTTCGAACGGCCCACTACCCGAACGATTCGCGGTTCTACGATCTCTGTGACGAGTACGGGCTCTACGTGATCGATGAGACTGACATCGAGTGTCATGGACTGGAAGAAGCCGACGAGACGCCCCACCTCAGCGACGCCGCCGAGTGGGAAGCAACCTACGTCGACCGAATGGTTCGGATGGTTGAGCGGGACAAGAACCACCCCAGCGTCGTGATCTGGTCGCTCGGCAACGAGTCGGACTTCGGCGAGAACCACGTCGCGATGGCCGAGGACACCCGAGAACGGGATCCGACGAGACCGATCCACTACGAACCCGACACCGACCAAGAAGTGTCGGACATCGTCGGGCCGATGTACCCACTGTGGGAGCAGCTAGAGGAGTGGGTTGCCGAGGATGGCTACGAACATCCCGTAATCATGTGCGAGTACGCCCACGCGATGGGCAACGGGCCCGGTAGCCTCAATGAGTATTGGGAGCTGATCTACGAGCACGACCGCCTGCAGGGTGGGTTCGTCTGGGACTGGCTGGATCAGGGCCTACGACAGACGACAGCCGAGGGCGAGGAGTGGTTTGCCTACGGCGGGGACTTCGGCGACGAACCCAACGACGCGAACTTCAACATCAACGGGCTGGTCTTCCCCGACCGCACGCCCTCGCCGGGCCTCACGGAGTACAAGAAAGTCATCGAACCGGTGACGCTCTCTGCGGGCAAACTCGCCGCTGGCGAGGTCGTCGTACAGAATCGCTACGACTTCCGCGACCTCGACCACCTCGCCGCCGATTGGCGCGTCGAGGTCGACGGCGAACTCGTAGAGAGCGGCACGCTTTCGCTACCAGACCTGGCGGCCGGTGAGAGTGAGTCCGTCACGGTCCCCGTCGGCGATGTGACACACGACGGCGAGTCCCTGCTGACCGTCGAAATCACGCTTGCCGGCGGAACGGCGTGGGCCGACGCCGGCCACACCGTTGCTACGGGCCAGTTCGAACTCCCCGACAGCGGCGAACCAGTGCTCCCGACTCCCCGGAGCGGCCCTCTTTCCACCGAGCGGACTGGGGACGGCATCGTCGTCACAGGTCCCGACTTCGAACTGGTGTTCGACAACACCCACGGCGTGATCGACTCGCTGACCTACCGTGACCAGGACCTCCTCGTTGACGGTCCGCAGGTCGATCTCTGGCGTGCGCCGACCGACAACGACAACGGACTCCCACTGGACGGGACCCTGCTCTCGCGACTGGTCGAACTCTCGGAAGAGCGGACGACCCTAGAGCCAGGTCAGTTCTGGACGATCGGCTTCGCCCAACTGTGGCGCGAACACGGGCTAGATAGTCTGCAGTTCCGCTGTGATGCCGTTGAGTGCGAACAATTCGACGACCACGTCGAGATTGCGGTCGCGGGTCGACTCGCACCACCGATCTTCGACCACGGTTTCGCCGTCAAGCAGACGTATATCGTTCGCGACAACGGCACCATAGAGATCGACACGACGCTCGAACCCGAGGGCGACCTATCGGTCCTGCCCTCGCTTCCGCGTGTCGGTCTTGACCTGACGCTGTCCAACGCTCTCGACACCGTCTCCTGGTACGGCCGTGGACCCGGCGAATCCTACGCTGACAGCAAGCAGGCACAGCTCGTCGGTCGCTACGAGCGCGACGTGACTGACCTGCACACACCCTACGTCCGGCCACAGGCGAACGGCACCCGGACCGACGTGCGCTGGGCGACGTTCACCGACGACCGCGGGGTTGGCCTCCTCGTCACCGGCGACTCGGAGCTCTCGGTGACGGCCCATCGTTACACGACTGAGGACCTCGAAGCGGCCGAACACGACCACGAACTGCCCGAGCGCGACGAGATATCAGTGTCGCTCGATCACGCCCACTGCGGACTGGGCACTGGAAGCTGTGGGCCGGTGACGCTAGATGAGTATCGCGTCGCCCCCGAGACGTTTGACTTCACCGTCGAACTGCGACCGTTCGCTGCTGAGTAA
- a CDS encoding SDR family oxidoreductase produces MVYTTRSWQIIDYELFEVPPRWLFLRLETDDGLVGWGEPVVEGRAKTVRTAAEELGDDYEYTESIHPIGRLGTPADVAGLAAFLVSDDATFVTGESILIDGGRSQVMQDDVYLDYRRE; encoded by the coding sequence ATGGTTTACACGACGCGTTCATGGCAGATTATCGACTACGAACTGTTCGAAGTACCGCCACGCTGGCTGTTCCTCCGGCTAGAAACTGACGACGGCCTCGTCGGCTGGGGCGAACCCGTCGTCGAGGGCCGCGCAAAAACTGTCCGAACGGCAGCCGAGGAACTGGGCGACGATTACGAGTACACCGAGTCGATCCACCCGATCGGCCGTCTGGGCACGCCCGCCGACGTGGCCGGTCTCGCCGCCTTCCTCGTCAGCGACGACGCGACGTTCGTCACCGGCGAGAGTATCCTGATCGACGGCGGCCGCTCGCAGGTGATGCAAGACGACGTGTACCTCGACTATCGTCGAGAGTGA
- a CDS encoding IclR family transcriptional regulator has product MSEIGIEAADGRTIGSVEKMIDILEAVKHQNGAGLTELTEMLEMSHSSIHHYLLTLQQRGYIVKRGTTYDIGARFLALGGYARMQQNLYHIAKEKIDELSAATGWTSRLVIKNGGTGITLYQAVPTTLSEFQTYEGFEEDLHATAAGKAMLAELPPGDVADFLESSDLTEHTDNTITSPDRLLAEFESIREQDYAFDDQEHFDGFVCVASSILSSDGAVLGSISVSAPEEEVDSDRFCSEVSEQIQNATGVIKITHTYSDWNSE; this is encoded by the coding sequence ATGTCCGAAATAGGGATTGAAGCGGCGGACGGACGAACGATCGGGTCGGTCGAGAAGATGATCGACATCTTGGAGGCGGTGAAGCATCAGAATGGTGCAGGCTTGACCGAACTCACTGAGATGCTGGAGATGTCACACAGTTCGATCCACCACTATCTACTCACACTCCAGCAGCGGGGATACATCGTCAAACGAGGGACCACCTACGATATCGGTGCGCGGTTTCTCGCGTTGGGTGGCTACGCTCGAATGCAGCAGAACCTCTATCATATTGCGAAGGAAAAAATCGACGAGCTGTCTGCCGCAACCGGATGGACGTCGCGCCTCGTAATCAAGAACGGCGGGACTGGTATCACACTGTATCAGGCGGTTCCGACGACTCTCTCAGAGTTCCAGACCTACGAAGGGTTTGAAGAAGACCTTCATGCGACTGCTGCGGGAAAAGCAATGCTCGCTGAGCTCCCGCCTGGGGACGTTGCGGACTTTCTCGAATCATCCGACCTCACGGAACACACAGACAACACGATTACCAGCCCCGACCGCCTCCTTGCGGAATTCGAATCGATTCGAGAGCAGGACTACGCGTTCGATGATCAGGAGCACTTCGATGGATTCGTTTGTGTTGCCAGCTCGATACTATCGTCCGACGGGGCCGTCTTGGGCTCTATTAGTGTCTCTGCTCCGGAAGAGGAGGTGGATTCCGATCGATTCTGCTCCGAGGTCTCCGAACAAATCCAGAACGCGACCGGCGTGATCAAGATCACGCACACGTACTCGGATTGGAACTCCGAGTAA
- a CDS encoding Gfo/Idh/MocA family protein: protein MDQTQNMTVGVVGLGEIGLLYAELAQSFGCTVIGADADAYQRSQFKQRTGAETHEDFQVLFERDLDFVIVCVPNKFKEVVGTAALDSGLDVYFEKPLAHNLESAQRIVDAHDQDSSVCMVGYYHPFYDPVVCLAEYLDSGELGDITHIDARFTHRRWVPNRGSWYTSRDIAGGGVLQDKGSFMMSILHYFGFESIETVTATTRTEFVQQDEYVYLEMWGGEGHENVTDVEDSATAFIEFECGTTATINVAWAVNTAPENTYRLHGPEGGAFLDLREPTLTLYRSEQGPPDRIIDQQIDVSVNEQYLNDQFLNDPELQRDQLARYIEHVRDRTQPTRSSLTDALQVQRMVEQIYDAANE, encoded by the coding sequence ATGGATCAAACACAGAATATGACCGTTGGCGTGGTTGGACTCGGTGAAATTGGCCTGTTGTACGCAGAACTGGCTCAGAGCTTCGGTTGTACAGTTATCGGCGCAGACGCAGATGCGTATCAACGATCACAGTTCAAGCAACGGACCGGTGCAGAGACCCATGAAGACTTTCAGGTGCTGTTTGAGCGTGACCTGGACTTTGTGATCGTGTGTGTTCCGAACAAATTCAAAGAAGTAGTTGGGACCGCCGCGCTCGATTCGGGACTGGATGTCTATTTCGAGAAACCACTGGCACACAATCTCGAGAGTGCACAACGGATCGTTGACGCACACGATCAGGATTCGAGCGTGTGTATGGTCGGATACTATCACCCATTCTACGATCCGGTCGTCTGTCTCGCGGAGTATCTTGACAGTGGGGAACTTGGCGACATCACGCATATTGATGCACGGTTCACTCACCGACGCTGGGTCCCGAATCGGGGCTCATGGTACACATCACGCGACATTGCCGGTGGCGGCGTGCTCCAAGATAAGGGGTCTTTTATGATGAGTATCCTCCACTACTTCGGCTTCGAAAGCATTGAAACCGTCACGGCGACGACGCGTACCGAATTCGTCCAACAAGATGAATACGTGTATCTCGAGATGTGGGGCGGGGAAGGTCACGAAAACGTCACTGATGTCGAAGACTCGGCGACGGCGTTCATAGAATTCGAGTGTGGAACGACTGCTACGATCAACGTCGCTTGGGCAGTAAACACTGCCCCAGAGAACACGTATCGGCTACACGGTCCCGAAGGCGGTGCATTCCTCGATCTGCGAGAGCCGACGTTGACGCTGTATCGATCCGAACAAGGGCCACCGGATCGTATCATTGATCAACAGATCGATGTCAGCGTCAACGAGCAATATCTGAACGACCAGTTTCTCAATGATCCAGAACTTCAGCGGGACCAGCTTGCTCGATACATTGAGCACGTGCGTGATCGGACCCAGCCCACTCGGAGTTCACTCACTGATGCACTCCAGGTACAGCGAATGGTCGAACAGATTTACGATGCGGCCAACGAGTGA
- the twy1 gene encoding 4-demethylwyosine synthase TYW1, whose protein sequence is MSESDGPKQVDDPDYHSENHTAAQTCGWTANALRGEGKCYKYIFYGIESHRCIQMTPVVKCNERCVFCWRDHAGHAYELGDVEWDDPSAVADASLELQKKLLSGFGGNEKVPRERFEEAMEPRHVAISLDGEPSLYPYLPELIEEFHDRDITTFLVSNGTNPDVLERCDPTQLYVSVDAPDRKTFDDTVKAVEDGAWDSLIDTLDVLADKDDTRTVIRTTLVKGHNMHHPAWYAAMCQRADADYVEMKAYMHVGHSRGRLDRDSMPSHDEVRAFTERVGQFLPEHDTLKEVEESHVTLLAEEEQTWVPKLEKGSEFWERDPVVSY, encoded by the coding sequence ATGAGCGAATCGGACGGGCCAAAGCAGGTCGACGACCCGGACTACCACAGCGAGAATCACACTGCGGCACAGACCTGTGGCTGGACGGCGAACGCTTTACGCGGCGAGGGGAAGTGTTACAAGTACATCTTCTACGGCATCGAGTCCCACCGCTGTATCCAGATGACGCCCGTCGTGAAGTGCAACGAGCGGTGTGTCTTCTGCTGGCGCGACCACGCGGGCCACGCCTACGAACTGGGTGACGTGGAGTGGGACGATCCGTCGGCGGTCGCCGACGCCTCGCTGGAACTCCAGAAGAAACTCCTCTCTGGCTTCGGCGGCAACGAGAAGGTGCCCCGCGAGCGCTTCGAGGAGGCGATGGAGCCCCGTCACGTCGCCATCTCGCTGGACGGCGAGCCGAGCCTCTATCCCTATCTGCCGGAACTCATCGAGGAGTTCCACGACCGGGACATCACCACCTTTCTCGTCTCCAACGGCACCAACCCCGACGTGCTGGAGCGCTGTGACCCCACACAGCTGTACGTCTCCGTCGACGCGCCGGACCGCAAGACCTTCGACGACACGGTCAAGGCCGTCGAGGACGGCGCGTGGGACTCGCTGATCGACACGCTGGACGTGCTGGCCGACAAAGACGACACCCGGACCGTGATTCGGACGACGCTGGTGAAGGGCCACAACATGCACCACCCCGCCTGGTACGCCGCGATGTGCCAGCGCGCCGACGCCGACTACGTCGAGATGAAGGCCTACATGCACGTCGGCCACTCCCGTGGCCGTCTGGATCGGGACTCGATGCCCAGCCACGACGAAGTTCGGGCGTTCACCGAGCGGGTCGGGCAGTTCCTCCCCGAGCACGACACCCTGAAAGAGGTCGAGGAGTCCCACGTGACGCTGCTGGCCGAGGAAGAACAGACCTGGGTGCCGAAACTGGAGAAGGGCAGCGAGTTCTGGGAGCGCGATCCGGTCGTGAGTTACTGA
- a CDS encoding iron-sulfur cluster assembly scaffold protein translates to MGLGGSDMYRQQILDHYKSPRNYGEIEEPTFTHVGENPMCGDTIEMDVVLDDAEETIERVAFRGDGCAISQASASMLSEQLHGMSVEALDEMNRDDIVDMLGVEISPMRVKCAVLAEKVAQDGADIYFGELDVEKTRTEEDDADVPDDAQ, encoded by the coding sequence ATGGGTCTTGGCGGCTCCGATATGTACCGACAGCAGATCCTCGATCACTACAAGAGTCCTCGCAACTACGGGGAGATCGAGGAGCCAACGTTTACCCACGTCGGCGAGAACCCGATGTGTGGCGACACCATCGAGATGGACGTCGTCCTCGACGACGCCGAGGAGACGATCGAACGGGTGGCGTTCCGGGGGGACGGCTGTGCCATCTCCCAGGCTTCGGCCTCGATGCTCTCCGAACAGCTCCACGGTATGTCCGTCGAAGCACTCGACGAGATGAACCGCGACGACATCGTCGACATGCTCGGCGTCGAGATCTCCCCGATGCGGGTCAAGTGTGCCGTACTGGCCGAGAAGGTCGCACAGGACGGCGCGGACATCTACTTCGGCGAACTCGACGTGGAAAAGACCAGAACCGAAGAGGACGACGCCGACGTGCCCGACGACGCCCAGTAG
- a CDS encoding heme-binding protein: MGSFLRIEAVATVMKREPPQTEEGWYVLHDLRHVDWDAWRAAPERDRDRALTDGIDYLEYFEAVEDSSEGQSAVYTVLGDKADLMILHLRPTMADLDAAERQFEQTEFARYTEQATSYVSVTEASGYTEKAREYFEGEVDDDSGLAQYIQARLHPDIPDEEFVCFYPMSKRREPDQNWYDLPFAERAEHIKRHGDIGRQYGGKVEQMIAGSIGFDDHEWGITLWSDDMTHVKDLLTQMRFDPSTSKFADFGRFYVGRRFAPSDLPAMMNGQRVPAEGTNPPGATTDGHAQSTDGAHPGSRETATAGQSGDAGSHGGVHPGSSAEGDHPHDGGDVASRDGNGDETDDGHPGNGGRPSPGETTYEDVDDLTQRLATMGLSEGEDYDAGDYGLLFYSESDAEALADEVADLRESFDHYDRHVATTVRAQSGRAAVVSIWTAREAAETAAGFLGDVSGVDDTYGGHLGDGAADEPEPTTANSSEEIQRQLADANVYAGQPNGEDVFALVLYSEADPETLSTEVAELTESFDHYDTHEGTAVYEAGEPLDAATADADQPRAAVVSLWETQSAADTASGFLTDLPGIVGRPDEGDGFGTMGMFYTVEPDHREEFVETFDEVGELLDEMDGHRETTLLANRDDENDMFIASQWDSKEDAMGFFRSDEFAETVQWGRTVLADRPRHVFLA; this comes from the coding sequence ATGGGAAGTTTCCTTAGGATCGAAGCAGTAGCTACCGTCATGAAACGAGAGCCGCCACAGACCGAAGAGGGCTGGTACGTGTTGCACGACCTGCGCCACGTCGACTGGGACGCCTGGCGGGCGGCCCCCGAGCGAGATCGGGATCGAGCGCTGACCGACGGGATCGACTACCTGGAGTACTTCGAGGCCGTCGAGGACAGTTCGGAGGGCCAGTCTGCGGTCTACACCGTGCTGGGCGACAAGGCCGACCTCATGATCCTGCACCTGCGGCCGACGATGGCCGACCTGGACGCCGCCGAGCGGCAGTTCGAGCAGACCGAGTTCGCCCGCTACACCGAGCAGGCCACCTCCTACGTCTCGGTGACGGAGGCCTCGGGCTACACCGAGAAGGCCCGCGAGTACTTCGAGGGCGAGGTCGACGACGACTCCGGGCTGGCACAGTACATCCAGGCCCGTCTGCACCCCGACATCCCCGACGAGGAGTTCGTCTGCTTCTACCCGATGAGCAAGCGTCGCGAGCCGGACCAGAACTGGTACGACCTGCCCTTCGCCGAGCGGGCCGAACACATCAAGCGCCACGGTGACATCGGCCGTCAATACGGCGGCAAGGTCGAGCAGATGATCGCCGGCTCGATCGGCTTCGACGACCACGAGTGGGGGATCACGCTCTGGAGCGACGACATGACCCACGTCAAGGACCTGCTCACGCAGATGCGCTTCGACCCCTCGACGTCGAAGTTCGCCGACTTCGGGCGCTTCTACGTCGGTCGCCGGTTCGCGCCGTCGGACCTGCCGGCGATGATGAACGGCCAGCGCGTCCCGGCCGAGGGCACGAACCCACCGGGAGCGACGACCGACGGACACGCCCAGTCGACAGACGGTGCCCATCCCGGGTCCCGCGAGACCGCGACGGCGGGCCAGTCCGGCGACGCGGGCAGTCACGGCGGCGTCCACCCGGGCAGTTCCGCCGAGGGCGACCACCCACACGACGGCGGCGACGTGGCCAGCCGAGACGGCAACGGAGACGAGACCGACGACGGCCATCCAGGGAACGGTGGCCGCCCGTCGCCGGGCGAGACCACGTACGAGGACGTCGACGACCTCACCCAGCGACTCGCTACGATGGGGCTGTCCGAGGGCGAGGACTACGACGCCGGCGACTACGGACTGCTGTTCTACTCCGAGAGCGACGCCGAGGCGCTGGCCGACGAGGTCGCCGATCTCCGGGAGAGCTTCGACCACTACGATCGCCACGTCGCGACGACCGTGCGCGCCCAGAGCGGCCGAGCGGCCGTCGTGAGCATCTGGACCGCACGGGAAGCCGCCGAGACCGCCGCCGGGTTCCTGGGGGACGTGTCCGGCGTCGACGACACCTACGGGGGCCACCTCGGCGACGGAGCCGCCGACGAGCCCGAGCCGACGACGGCGAACTCCAGCGAGGAGATCCAGCGACAACTGGCCGACGCAAACGTCTACGCCGGGCAGCCGAACGGAGAGGACGTGTTCGCGCTGGTGCTGTACTCCGAGGCCGATCCCGAGACGCTGTCTACCGAAGTGGCCGAACTCACGGAGAGCTTCGATCACTACGACACACACGAGGGCACTGCGGTCTACGAGGCCGGCGAGCCCCTCGACGCCGCGACGGCGGACGCCGACCAGCCCCGAGCGGCCGTCGTCAGCCTCTGGGAGACCCAGAGCGCCGCCGACACGGCGAGTGGCTTCCTCACCGACCTGCCGGGGATCGTCGGCCGCCCCGACGAGGGCGACGGCTTTGGCACGATGGGGATGTTCTACACCGTCGAACCGGACCACCGCGAGGAGTTCGTCGAGACCTTCGACGAGGTCGGCGAGCTACTCGACGAGATGGACGGCCACCGAGAGACGACGCTGCTTGCGAACCGCGACGACGAGAACGACATGTTCATCGCGAGCCAGTGGGACAGCAAGGAAGACGCGATGGGGTTCTTCCGGTCCGACGAGTTCGCCGAAACCGTCCAGTGGGGGCGGACGGTCCTCGCGGATCGCCCGCGCCACGTCTTCCTCGCCTGA
- a CDS encoding HTH domain-containing protein: MSQMSTGVSTVQLCMRRFAPDAAQQRQREVVARLEALSDRGLVEAVTREWWSTRVCTPGTDGSEGSSCPMIVEELLDAVEGTGISLQPAFRHATGHETADSDVLYLPVICLVVRQDGEVAGIYPACDGQTHHRVEDALDRIESGEAVSNL, encoded by the coding sequence ATGAGTCAGATGTCAACCGGTGTCAGCACCGTCCAGCTCTGCATGCGACGGTTCGCGCCGGACGCGGCCCAGCAACGCCAACGGGAGGTGGTCGCACGGCTGGAAGCGCTGTCCGACCGGGGACTCGTCGAGGCGGTGACCCGCGAGTGGTGGAGCACGCGCGTCTGTACACCGGGGACAGACGGCAGCGAGGGATCGTCCTGTCCGATGATCGTCGAGGAACTGCTCGACGCCGTCGAGGGAACGGGGATCTCGTTGCAGCCGGCCTTCCGTCACGCGACGGGCCACGAGACCGCGGACTCGGACGTGCTCTACCTCCCGGTGATCTGTCTGGTCGTCCGCCAGGACGGCGAGGTCGCGGGGATCTATCCGGCCTGTGACGGCCAGACCCACCACCGCGTCGAGGACGCACTCGATCGGATCGAGTCTGGCGAAGCCGTCTCGAACCTCTAA
- a CDS encoding AAA family ATPase, translating to MDAPLWTEKHAPSLADIPQPQAREHLQGAIEEPMNLLVHGPIGSGKTAAVRALAEETHENPDADLVEINVADVFDLTKKEVANDPRFSSFIDSKRRRDSSKADLINHVLKESASYTPMSGSYKTILLDNAEGMREDFQQALRRVMEQYYEATQFVIATRQPSALIPPIRSRCFPIVMRAPTHEETVGALERVVEREGVDYDADGLEYVAGYADGDLRQAVLAAQTTDEQAGEITMNTAYEALNAVEADDQVESMIAAAEAGEFTDARATLDDLLVDEGHSGGDVLEDVLEVVRARYSGDRVAEIHRIAGRIDADLVEGTSDRIHISHLLAEIGER from the coding sequence ATGGACGCACCGCTGTGGACCGAGAAACACGCCCCATCGCTCGCAGACATCCCCCAGCCACAGGCTCGCGAGCACCTCCAGGGCGCGATCGAGGAGCCGATGAACCTCCTCGTTCACGGACCGATCGGGTCGGGCAAGACCGCGGCCGTGCGGGCGCTGGCCGAGGAGACCCACGAGAACCCCGACGCCGACCTCGTCGAGATCAACGTCGCCGACGTGTTCGATCTGACCAAGAAGGAAGTCGCCAACGACCCCCGGTTCTCGTCGTTTATCGACTCGAAGCGCCGACGTGACTCCTCGAAGGCTGACCTGATCAACCACGTCCTCAAGGAGTCGGCGAGCTACACGCCGATGTCGGGCTCGTACAAGACAATCTTGCTGGACAACGCCGAAGGGATGCGAGAGGACTTCCAGCAGGCGCTGCGTCGCGTGATGGAGCAGTACTACGAGGCGACGCAGTTCGTGATCGCGACCCGCCAACCCTCCGCGCTGATCCCGCCGATCCGCTCGCGGTGTTTCCCGATCGTGATGCGTGCGCCAACCCACGAGGAGACCGTCGGCGCGCTCGAACGAGTCGTCGAGAGAGAAGGCGTCGACTACGACGCGGACGGACTGGAGTACGTCGCCGGCTACGCCGACGGCGACCTCCGCCAGGCGGTGCTGGCCGCCCAGACCACCGACGAGCAGGCGGGCGAGATCACGATGAACACCGCCTACGAGGCCCTCAACGCCGTCGAGGCCGACGACCAGGTCGAGTCGATGATCGCGGCCGCCGAGGCCGGGGAGTTCACCGACGCGCGTGCGACCCTCGACGACCTGCTCGTCGACGAGGGCCACAGCGGCGGGGACGTACTCGAAGACGTACTCGAAGTCGTTCGGGCTCGCTACTCGGGCGACCGCGTCGCCGAGATCCACCGGATCGCCGGCCGGATCGACGCCGACCTCGTCGAAGGGACGAGCGATCGGATCCACATCTCCCATCTGCTGGCCGAGATCGGCGAACGATAG
- a CDS encoding DUF5783 family protein, protein MVAFDPEKFEDKYEHYFTELQKAYKQAFEVMNDRYDSELIHAIDQQILNESEPVYEGDGEFGIDLPENPTERLTAIVVDDEKLATVLERYVEELESQHREIFGFEG, encoded by the coding sequence ATGGTTGCGTTCGATCCCGAGAAGTTCGAGGACAAGTACGAGCACTACTTCACCGAGCTACAGAAGGCCTACAAGCAGGCCTTCGAGGTGATGAACGACCGCTACGACTCCGAACTGATCCACGCCATCGACCAGCAGATCCTCAACGAGTCCGAGCCGGTCTACGAGGGCGACGGCGAGTTCGGGATCGACCTCCCGGAGAATCCGACCGAGCGCCTGACCGCGATCGTCGTCGACGACGAGAAGCTGGCGACCGTCCTGGAACGGTACGTCGAGGAACTGGAGTCCCAGCATCGGGAGATCTTCGGGTTCGAGGGGTAG